Proteins from one Gammaproteobacteria bacterium genomic window:
- the ilvD gene encoding dihydroxy-acid dehydratase — translation MPEYRSRTTFHGRNMAGARALWRATGVKEGDFDKPLIAVANSFTQFVPGHVHLKDMGQLVAREIEKAGGIAKEFNTIAIDDGIAMGHAGMLYSLPSREIIADSVEYMVNAHCADAIVCISNCDKITPGMMNAALRLNIPVIFVSGGPMEAGKIQKGGQEIHLDLVDAMVAGASHDVSDEDSLQMERSACPTCGSCSGMFTANSMNCLTEALGLSLPGNGTLVATHARRKELFLEAGRSIVGLAKRYYEQGDDSVLPRNIANFNAFENAMSLDISMGGSTNTILHLLAAAQEGEIDFTMDDIDRLSRVVPNLCKVAPSTPKYHVEDVHRAGGVMSILGELDRAGLIHRDVPTVHTKTLGDAIDQWDVQLNSSQDVEVFFKAAPGGVPTTEAFSQDSYYPSLDQDRKNGCIRDKEHAYSLDGGLAVLFGNIAEEGCVVKTAGVDDSILKFSGRARVMESQEAAVEAMLNDSIQAGDVVVVRYEGPRGGPGMQEMLYPTTYLKSQGLGAVCALLTDGRFSGGTSGLSIGHVSPEAAEGGAIGLVEEGDTINIDIPNRTIHLDISDEKLAKRRSVMEAKGSLAWQPENRERYVSKALRAYASMATSASKGAVRNI, via the coding sequence ATGCCAGAATATCGTTCCAGAACCACTTTTCATGGCCGCAATATGGCCGGTGCTCGTGCTTTGTGGCGTGCCACAGGAGTGAAAGAAGGGGATTTTGATAAACCACTGATTGCGGTGGCGAACTCTTTTACACAGTTTGTTCCGGGTCACGTTCATCTGAAAGACATGGGTCAATTGGTTGCACGGGAGATTGAAAAAGCGGGCGGTATTGCTAAAGAGTTTAATACTATCGCGATTGATGATGGAATCGCCATGGGGCATGCTGGAATGCTCTACAGTTTACCCTCACGTGAAATCATTGCCGATTCTGTGGAGTATATGGTGAATGCACATTGTGCGGATGCGATTGTTTGTATTTCCAATTGCGACAAGATTACTCCGGGCATGATGAACGCTGCATTACGTTTGAATATTCCGGTGATTTTTGTTTCTGGTGGCCCCATGGAGGCAGGAAAAATTCAAAAAGGGGGGCAGGAAATTCACCTGGACTTGGTGGATGCGATGGTCGCTGGTGCAAGCCATGATGTGAGTGATGAAGATAGCTTGCAGATGGAACGCTCGGCTTGTCCAACCTGTGGCTCATGCTCTGGCATGTTTACCGCCAACTCGATGAACTGCTTAACAGAAGCGTTAGGGTTGTCTCTGCCAGGTAATGGTACTTTGGTGGCCACCCATGCTCGGCGCAAAGAGCTGTTTCTTGAAGCGGGTCGCAGCATTGTTGGCTTGGCTAAACGCTATTATGAGCAAGGCGATGACTCGGTGCTGCCTCGAAATATTGCTAATTTTAATGCGTTTGAAAATGCGATGAGCCTGGATATTTCGATGGGTGGTTCAACGAATACGATATTGCACCTGTTGGCCGCAGCACAAGAAGGTGAAATTGATTTTACGATGGATGATATTGATCGCCTGTCGCGTGTCGTGCCTAATTTGTGCAAAGTTGCACCCAGTACGCCTAAGTATCATGTTGAGGATGTTCACCGTGCAGGCGGCGTTATGAGTATTCTTGGCGAGCTGGATCGTGCCGGTTTGATTCATCGTGATGTTCCGACGGTTCATACTAAAACTTTGGGTGATGCGATTGATCAATGGGATGTTCAGCTGAATTCATCTCAAGATGTTGAAGTATTTTTCAAAGCTGCTCCAGGTGGAGTTCCAACAACTGAAGCATTCTCTCAAGACTCTTATTATCCTTCACTGGATCAGGATCGTAAAAATGGTTGTATCCGTGATAAAGAGCATGCTTACAGTCTGGATGGTGGTTTAGCTGTACTGTTTGGCAATATTGCGGAGGAGGGCTGTGTGGTAAAAACAGCCGGTGTTGATGATAGTATTTTGAAATTTTCAGGCAGAGCACGCGTGATGGAGAGCCAAGAAGCGGCTGTTGAAGCGATGTTGAATGACAGTATTCAAGCGGGTGACGTGGTTGTCGTGCGTTACGAAGGGCCACGCGGTGGCCCTGGAATGCAGGAAATGCTCTATCCGACAACCTACCTGAAATCTCAAGGTTTGGGTGCAGTTTGTGCGCTTCTGACCGATGGGCGTTTTTCGGGAGGCACATCGGGTTTGTCGATTGGTCATGTATCGCCTGAAGCGGCTGAAGGTGGAGCGATTGGTCTGGTTGAAGAGGGAGATACCATTAATATTGATATTCCAAACCGAACCATTCACCTGGATATCTCTGATGAGAAATTGGCAAAGCGCCGCTCAGTGATGGAGGCGAAAGGAAGTCTTGCATGGCAGCCGGAAAATCGTGAGCGTTATGTTTCGAAAGCATTGCGTGCTTATGCTTCGATGGCAACATCTGCTTCAAAAGGGGCGGTACGAAACATCTAG
- a CDS encoding DUF5011 domain-containing protein produces MRLAACGGDGGGDPDPMDTTKPVITLTGANPQAIIVGNTYTELGATATDNLDGDITANIVVDASAVNTDQAGDYTVTYNVSDAASNAADQIVRTVTVSMAAVLGTIQIDSIGVTITYDEKLDALSETVMKIDDDTPITNTVVFADSPDNTITINADLSAYTIDSNFTVDITANIEDRASNADSTKITTTINP; encoded by the coding sequence TTGCGGCTTGCGGCTTGCGGCGGTGATGGCGGTGGCGACCCTGACCCCATGGATACCACCAAGCCCGTCATCACTCTAACAGGAGCAAACCCCCAGGCTATCATAGTAGGAAATACCTATACCGAACTGGGCGCAACTGCTACGGACAATCTAGACGGTGACATCACCGCCAATATCGTCGTTGATGCCAGTGCAGTCAATACAGATCAGGCAGGAGACTATACAGTTACCTACAATGTGAGCGATGCCGCCAGCAATGCAGCAGACCAGATAGTACGGACGGTCACGGTAAGTATGGCCGCCGTTCTTGGCACAATCCAGATTGATTCCATCGGTGTCACCATTACCTATGACGAAAAGCTGGACGCATTGAGTGAGACAGTCATGAAAATTGACGACGACACCCCGATTACCAACACGGTTGTTTTTGCCGACTCGCCAGACAATACAATCACCATCAATGCTGACCTGAGCGCATATACAATTGACAGTAATTTTACAGTGGATATTACGGCAAATATCGAGGATCGCGCTTCAAATGCAGACTCTACAAAAATAACTACAACAATAAATCCATAA
- the ylqF gene encoding ribosome biogenesis GTPase YlqF encodes MAIQWYPGHMHKARKKIVEAMPKIDIVIEVMDARLPFSSENPLVTELRGNRPCIKILNKSDLADPLVTKAWLDHLEQERGVKALAMTSEKPGQIRKISSICRQMLPKKVQKEQRIRTMIMGIPNVGKSTLINILTGKIIAKVGNEPAVTKSQQKIYLDNGIVLSDTPGILWPKIEDENSGYRLAVTGAIKNTAIEYEDIALYAAGFLLESYPQRVMDRYKLKKIPESDEQLLDIIGRKRGGLRPGGVVDLHKASEVLIHDLRSGALGRVSLEHPV; translated from the coding sequence ATGGCGATTCAGTGGTATCCCGGCCATATGCACAAGGCTCGCAAGAAGATTGTTGAGGCGATGCCAAAGATTGATATTGTCATTGAGGTGATGGATGCGCGGCTGCCTTTTAGTAGTGAAAATCCACTGGTCACTGAACTTCGAGGCAATCGTCCCTGTATTAAAATTTTGAACAAAAGTGATTTGGCTGATCCTTTGGTCACGAAGGCGTGGCTGGATCACCTAGAGCAGGAGCGGGGTGTGAAGGCTTTAGCAATGACTTCAGAAAAGCCTGGACAGATTCGAAAAATATCGAGTATTTGCAGGCAGATGTTACCTAAAAAAGTCCAGAAAGAGCAGCGTATTCGTACCATGATTATGGGAATTCCCAATGTTGGTAAATCGACATTGATTAATATTCTCACCGGAAAAATTATTGCAAAAGTAGGTAATGAACCTGCTGTTACAAAATCTCAGCAAAAAATCTATTTAGATAATGGCATTGTTCTATCGGATACCCCAGGGATTCTCTGGCCCAAAATTGAAGATGAAAATAGCGGGTATCGTCTTGCCGTGACTGGAGCAATTAAAAATACAGCCATTGAGTATGAAGATATTGCACTTTATGCTGCTGGGTTTTTATTGGAAAGCTATCCACAGCGTGTAATGGATCGTTACAAATTGAAAAAAATACCTGAAAGCGATGAGCAGCTTCTGGATATTATCGGCAGAAAAAGAGGTGGTTTGCGACCGGGTGGAGTTGTTGATCTGCATAAAGCATCAGAAGTTTTGATTCATGATCTTAGGTCGGGTGCTTTGGGACGTGTGAGTTTAGAGCATCCGGTATAA
- a CDS encoding DEAD/DEAH box helicase: MTFSSLGLSDSLLRAVSEQGYDTPSPVQKEAIPAILAGRDVMAAAQTGTGKTAGFTLPLLQQLSGGEKAKPNCVRALVLTPTRELAAQVAASVATYSKHLSLTSTVVFGGVKINPQMQKLRGGVDVLVATPGRLLDLFNQNAVKFSQVEILVLDEADRMLDMGFIRDIRKILAALPKYRQNLLFSATFSNEIRRLSGGILHDPIQIEVSPRNAAAKSVKQTIFEVDKSSKTALLSFLISDNNWQQVLVFTRTKHGANRLTQKLERDGIKAAAIHGNKSQGARTKALAQFKSGAVRVLVATDIAARGIDIEQLPHVVNFELPNVAEDYVHRIGRTGRAGSEGEAISLVSADEAKLLQGIETLIQQRLPRETEVGFEPKHTVPLTEPRKGGPRTPKKPKKPKIRHEGHSADSKHRGHGGGQNEKSRSGSGHSRTNHSRSTR; the protein is encoded by the coding sequence ATGACATTTTCTTCCCTTGGTTTATCCGACTCTCTTTTGCGTGCCGTCAGTGAGCAGGGTTATGACACCCCTTCTCCCGTACAAAAAGAGGCGATTCCTGCAATACTTGCAGGGCGCGATGTGATGGCGGCTGCGCAGACCGGAACAGGTAAAACAGCAGGTTTTACTTTGCCGTTATTGCAACAGTTGTCAGGTGGCGAGAAAGCAAAACCCAATTGTGTGAGGGCGTTAGTATTAACCCCAACACGCGAATTGGCCGCACAGGTGGCTGCAAGTGTAGCGACCTATAGCAAGCACCTTTCACTGACTTCAACGGTGGTGTTTGGTGGTGTAAAGATTAATCCGCAGATGCAAAAGTTGCGTGGTGGAGTGGATGTGTTGGTGGCAACACCTGGGCGTTTACTGGATCTTTTTAATCAGAATGCGGTTAAATTTTCCCAAGTGGAAATATTGGTTCTGGATGAAGCAGACCGTATGCTGGATATGGGGTTCATCCGTGATATTCGCAAAATTCTTGCTGCGTTACCAAAATATCGCCAGAACTTACTCTTTTCAGCCACGTTTTCTAATGAAATACGCCGCTTGTCTGGTGGTATTTTGCATGACCCGATCCAGATCGAAGTGAGCCCACGCAATGCGGCTGCGAAGAGTGTTAAGCAAACTATTTTTGAAGTGGATAAGAGCAGTAAAACTGCTCTACTGAGCTTTCTAATCAGTGATAATAATTGGCAACAAGTATTGGTGTTTACCCGCACTAAACATGGTGCGAACCGTCTTACACAAAAGCTTGAGCGAGATGGCATCAAAGCGGCGGCGATACACGGCAATAAAAGCCAGGGCGCACGAACCAAAGCTTTGGCGCAGTTTAAGTCGGGAGCCGTTCGTGTATTAGTGGCAACTGATATTGCCGCGCGTGGTATTGATATTGAACAATTGCCCCATGTTGTCAATTTTGAATTGCCCAATGTTGCTGAAGATTATGTGCATCGTATCGGGCGTACCGGACGTGCAGGCTCTGAAGGTGAAGCGATATCTTTAGTGAGCGCCGATGAAGCGAAGTTGTTGCAAGGAATTGAAACCTTGATTCAACAACGTTTGCCACGTGAAACTGAAGTGGGTTTTGAACCTAAACATACGGTACCACTGACAGAACCTCGTAAAGGTGGCCCCAGAACCCCTAAAAAGCCAAAGAAGCCAAAAATTCGTCATGAAGGACACAGTGCTGATTCTAAGCATCGTGGGCATGGTGGTGGCCAAAATGAAAAATCAAGGTCAGGTTCAGGTCACTCAAGAACAAACCACTCGAGATCAACTCGGTAG
- a CDS encoding response regulator transcription factor: MRILVIEDDLVIANFIVKGLKEAGYCVDHAVDGLEGLDLALNNSYDINIIDIMLPKLDGLSIIERMRKQNIETPVIIVSAKRSVDDRVKGLQSGSDDYLIKPFSFSELLARIQAHLRRSSNVSETTRLTAHDLSLDLLARTVIREGKKIELQPKEFTLLEYLMRNAGNVVSKTMIMERVWNYNFDPQTNVVEARISKLREKVDKDFGTSLIHTIRGLGYVFKK; encoded by the coding sequence ATGAGAATCTTAGTTATCGAAGACGACCTGGTCATTGCTAACTTTATTGTTAAGGGATTGAAAGAAGCAGGCTATTGTGTCGATCATGCTGTCGACGGACTAGAAGGGTTGGATCTCGCACTCAATAATAGCTACGATATCAACATCATTGATATTATGTTGCCTAAACTGGATGGATTGTCGATTATAGAAAGGATGCGTAAACAGAACATCGAGACACCCGTTATTATTGTCAGTGCTAAACGATCTGTTGATGATCGTGTAAAAGGGCTGCAAAGTGGCAGTGATGACTACCTCATTAAACCGTTTTCATTTAGTGAATTATTAGCACGCATACAAGCACATTTGCGACGATCCAGTAATGTGAGTGAAACGACCCGTTTAACTGCTCATGACTTATCACTCGACTTATTGGCAAGAACAGTCATTCGCGAAGGAAAGAAAATAGAACTGCAACCTAAAGAGTTTACACTTTTGGAATATCTTATGCGCAATGCTGGGAACGTTGTCTCAAAAACCATGATTATGGAACGTGTCTGGAATTATAATTTTGATCCACAAACCAATGTCGTAGAAGCACGTATTAGTAAACTTAGAGAAAAGGTAGACAAGGATTTTGGTACCTCTTTAATCCACACAATACGTGGTCTTGGTTACGTCTTTAAAAAATAA
- a CDS encoding HAMP domain-containing histidine kinase, with protein sequence MIRFPNTLAFRLTFWYTLVVIILITIIFNASYFSLKKILDQNIEDDLLEGTVEFQILYQNEGLDGVKREIEREISLGEEQDFFFQLFNNEGIQIYSSDLSHWQFLPENQHIIKQVFSTSKPIFQTISIQETEYKAKTIHDLIAPDILLYTGESTEDIQDIMTFLSNVFISMFLIVIPIAFGIGWLMAGHAVKDIKEVSRIASEIEKGKLDRRVSVSAQGDEITQLVNTFNAMLDRIRVLIFEMTEMTDNIAHDLRSPLARIRVISETTLSNENTPKEFKSAASDTIEECDRLLQMINSALDVAEAEADTIQLLKQKVNISHLVQDACELFETMAEKKGIKLACRLDNSCYVYGNIQNLQRMLANLLDNAIKYTSANGRVDVVLTCTKKNIEIMVMDTGMGIPKDDQERVFDRFFRCDQSRTHDGCGLGLSFSRAVARSHSGDISLSSRLKKGSRFTIKLPVT encoded by the coding sequence ATGATTCGTTTCCCTAATACTCTGGCATTCAGGTTAACCTTTTGGTACACGTTAGTTGTTATTATTTTAATAACGATCATTTTTAATGCCTCCTACTTTTCACTCAAAAAAATATTAGACCAAAACATAGAGGATGACCTTCTTGAGGGTACCGTCGAATTTCAAATATTGTACCAAAACGAAGGGCTGGACGGAGTTAAGAGGGAGATAGAGAGAGAAATAAGTCTAGGAGAGGAGCAAGATTTTTTTTTCCAGCTATTTAACAATGAAGGCATTCAGATTTATAGCTCTGATTTATCTCATTGGCAATTTTTACCTGAAAACCAGCACATTATTAAACAAGTATTTTCCACCAGCAAACCTATCTTTCAAACTATAAGTATTCAAGAAACAGAATATAAAGCTAAAACCATTCACGATTTAATTGCGCCTGATATTCTGCTGTATACCGGTGAATCAACGGAAGATATACAGGATATAATGACATTTTTGTCCAATGTCTTCATCAGCATGTTTTTAATTGTCATTCCAATTGCATTTGGAATAGGTTGGTTAATGGCAGGGCATGCCGTCAAAGATATTAAAGAAGTCAGCCGTATTGCTTCGGAAATAGAAAAAGGAAAATTAGATCGACGTGTTTCTGTCTCTGCACAAGGAGATGAAATTACACAACTGGTTAATACATTTAATGCCATGCTCGACAGGATAAGGGTCTTGATATTCGAGATGACAGAAATGACCGATAATATTGCGCACGATTTGCGCAGTCCGTTGGCACGTATCAGAGTGATTTCAGAAACGACACTGTCAAACGAAAACACCCCTAAGGAGTTCAAGTCTGCTGCATCAGATACCATAGAAGAGTGTGACCGATTATTGCAAATGATCAATTCAGCGCTTGATGTTGCAGAGGCTGAAGCTGACACAATTCAATTACTGAAACAAAAAGTGAACATCTCACATCTGGTTCAAGATGCCTGTGAACTCTTTGAAACGATGGCCGAGAAAAAGGGCATCAAGCTGGCTTGTCGTCTGGATAATAGTTGCTACGTTTACGGTAACATTCAAAATCTGCAACGTATGCTCGCCAATCTTTTGGACAACGCTATAAAATATACTTCAGCTAATGGCAGGGTGGATGTCGTTTTAACCTGTACCAAGAAGAATATCGAAATTATGGTAATGGACACAGGCATGGGTATTCCAAAGGACGATCAAGAGCGGGTATTCGATCGTTTTTTCCGCTGTGATCAGAGCCGCACTCATGATGGGTGTGGTCTGGGATTGAGTTTTTCCAGAGCGGTTGCACGCTCCCACAGCGGCGATATAAGTCTGAGCAGTCGCTTAAAAAAAGGCAGCCGTTTTACTATCAAGTTACCCGTCACATAA
- a CDS encoding GtrA family protein: MSSNTVKVYTAKMINAGKQIINTSKGNSLIQPIRFALSGSLATASHWLVMALMVNSGTLPAIATAVGAFIGAIVNYILQRNVTFQSNVAHRSALLRYVAICTLTWFLNLAFFLIFYQVFQLSLIVAQGITTLAIALMSYFLYKRIVFNEHQSQSI, from the coding sequence ATGAGTTCCAACACAGTAAAAGTTTACACTGCTAAAATGATAAATGCAGGTAAACAAATCATCAACACTTCCAAAGGGAATTCACTGATTCAGCCCATACGATTTGCCCTATCGGGTAGCTTGGCTACGGCTTCCCATTGGTTAGTCATGGCTCTCATGGTCAATTCGGGCACTCTGCCTGCTATAGCAACCGCTGTCGGTGCATTCATCGGTGCAATTGTCAATTACATACTGCAACGCAATGTGACCTTTCAATCTAATGTCGCGCATCGCTCTGCACTTCTACGCTATGTCGCTATCTGTACGCTGACATGGTTTTTAAATCTCGCCTTTTTTCTCATTTTCTACCAAGTTTTCCAGCTCTCCCTCATTGTTGCTCAGGGCATAACGACCTTAGCAATCGCACTCATGAGCTATTTTTTATACAAGAGGATTGTCTTCAATGAGCATCAGTCACAGTCTATTTAA
- a CDS encoding glycosyltransferase family 2 protein, with amino-acid sequence MSISHSLFNENSRHQPTLSIIIPVFNEREVLPLCLQRLNTVTKQLGIATELLFIDDGSQDGSAEYLAMQATMESSIRVIMLSRNFGKEAALTAGLDYARGEAVVFLDADLQDPPELIPEMVAQWRKGADVVLMQRRSRAGESCFKRTTAHLFYRLLQRMSHCQIPTDTGDFRLMSRRAVDALKQLPERNRFMKGLFAWVGMPTVILKYDRDPRAAGASKWDYLGLLRLALEGITSFSISPLRWSMSVGILAALVGGIFGLWIAFKAFILGDPVHGYPSLISIITFLGGIQLIALGIVGEYVGKTYIESKQRPNYLIRDIEHIPEVKNIKLDSQTKHTEEEIHAQAS; translated from the coding sequence ATGAGCATCAGTCACAGTCTATTTAATGAGAACAGTCGTCATCAGCCCACACTCAGCATCATTATTCCCGTTTTTAATGAACGTGAAGTTTTGCCACTGTGTTTGCAGCGGCTGAATACCGTGACAAAGCAACTCGGTATCGCCACTGAGCTGCTATTTATCGACGACGGTAGCCAAGACGGAAGTGCTGAGTATCTGGCGATGCAAGCCACCATGGAGTCATCCATTCGCGTTATCATGCTCAGTCGTAATTTTGGCAAAGAGGCTGCGCTCACCGCAGGGCTCGATTATGCTCGTGGTGAGGCGGTTGTTTTTCTGGATGCGGACTTGCAAGACCCTCCAGAGCTGATTCCAGAAATGGTCGCGCAATGGCGAAAAGGGGCCGACGTGGTACTGATGCAGCGACGTTCACGAGCAGGAGAAAGTTGCTTTAAACGCACTACAGCACATCTATTTTATCGTCTTTTGCAGCGTATGAGTCACTGTCAAATACCGACCGATACCGGTGATTTTCGCCTGATGAGCCGCCGCGCGGTTGATGCTTTAAAACAACTTCCAGAAAGAAATCGTTTTATGAAGGGGCTATTTGCCTGGGTTGGTATGCCAACCGTAATATTAAAGTATGACCGTGACCCACGCGCAGCAGGAGCAAGCAAATGGGATTATCTCGGCTTGCTACGGCTGGCTCTCGAAGGTATCACTTCATTTTCAATTAGCCCGCTTCGTTGGTCAATGAGTGTGGGCATACTTGCTGCTTTGGTTGGTGGTATTTTTGGTTTATGGATCGCCTTTAAAGCATTTATTCTGGGTGATCCGGTTCATGGTTATCCCTCACTGATCTCAATCATCACTTTTTTGGGAGGTATTCAGCTAATCGCTTTGGGAATTGTGGGTGAGTATGTCGGCAAAACCTATATCGAAAGCAAACAACGACCCAACTACCTAATCCGCGATATCGAACATATTCCTGAAGTCAAAAATATAAAATTAGACAGCCAAACTAAGCACACTGAGGAAGAGATTCATGCTCAAGCGTCTTGA
- a CDS encoding glycosyltransferase family 39 protein, which translates to MLKRLDFLFWLLAIIVLSRLFSMILVPMIDTTEARYGEIARIMAETGDWITPWFDYGVPFWGKPPLSFWTEALSFKLFGVTEFAARLPSWLANLGMLGLIYTLTYNIAGHRQALISTLIFSTMALSFVMSGAVLTDPFLALGTTLSLVSIILALRKPKSLWCWWFFVGLSIGLLAKGPLALVLVGGPIFLWAIWQWHDLRKIPWVRGILLTALLSLPWYIAAELKSPGFINYFIVGEHFLRFVDSGWSGDLYGSAHDQPFGTIWLYWIWASLPWGPIAIILLIWRCIATRKCNPLIKQKLSDEQRLLLLFALFPSLFFTFSGNILWTYQLPALAPLAILIAMLLAKSNTTTMPAKSGLITAVAFVPFVVMFIGFYAHFYPDKLKTEKTLIAYYNEHKINDTQPLIYIEKAPFSARFYSGGRVKTMELDEVKLLIKNGAESVYFVAVANGNRDEIISSLPGQVKVELTNRRFTLLQINRVAQTEMERNIVL; encoded by the coding sequence ATGCTCAAGCGTCTTGATTTTCTATTCTGGTTATTAGCAATCATCGTTCTAAGCCGACTGTTTTCAATGATCTTGGTGCCGATGATTGATACCACCGAAGCAAGATATGGTGAAATTGCCCGCATCATGGCAGAAACGGGCGACTGGATTACGCCGTGGTTCGACTATGGCGTGCCATTTTGGGGGAAACCTCCGTTGTCATTTTGGACAGAAGCGCTTTCATTTAAACTCTTTGGCGTGACAGAATTCGCTGCACGTCTGCCATCATGGCTGGCAAATCTGGGTATGCTGGGGCTGATCTACACCTTGACATACAATATCGCCGGACATCGCCAAGCACTGATCAGTACGCTAATTTTTTCTACCATGGCGCTCAGCTTTGTCATGTCTGGTGCCGTGTTAACAGACCCCTTTTTGGCACTGGGCACAACTCTTTCTCTTGTCAGTATCATTCTTGCATTAAGGAAGCCCAAATCACTTTGGTGCTGGTGGTTTTTTGTCGGCCTCTCTATTGGTCTATTAGCAAAAGGACCACTGGCACTTGTATTGGTCGGCGGCCCAATTTTTTTATGGGCAATATGGCAATGGCATGATCTACGTAAAATCCCCTGGGTGCGCGGAATACTTCTCACCGCCCTGCTCTCTCTTCCCTGGTATATTGCTGCGGAGCTGAAAAGCCCAGGTTTTATCAACTACTTTATTGTTGGCGAACATTTTTTGCGTTTTGTCGATTCAGGCTGGAGCGGTGATCTTTATGGCAGTGCTCATGATCAGCCTTTTGGAACGATTTGGCTCTATTGGATATGGGCCTCTCTTCCCTGGGGGCCGATCGCTATTATTTTGCTTATTTGGCGTTGCATCGCCACAAGAAAATGCAATCCACTTATTAAACAAAAGTTAAGCGATGAACAGCGCCTGCTCCTGCTTTTTGCACTATTTCCCAGTCTGTTTTTTACCTTTTCAGGCAATATTTTGTGGACTTATCAGCTGCCCGCACTGGCACCGCTTGCCATATTGATCGCAATGCTGCTGGCAAAATCAAACACGACAACTATGCCAGCTAAATCTGGCCTTATAACTGCCGTCGCATTTGTACCATTCGTGGTCATGTTTATTGGTTTCTACGCACATTTTTATCCTGATAAACTTAAAACGGAAAAAACACTGATAGCGTATTACAATGAACACAAAATTAACGACACCCAGCCGCTTATCTATATTGAAAAAGCACCCTTCTCTGCTCGGTTTTATTCCGGTGGACGTGTTAAAACAATGGAGTTAGACGAAGTAAAATTATTGATAAAAAATGGGGCTGAATCAGTATATTTTGTCGCCGTTGCTAACGGAAACAGGGATGAAATTATTTCATCCCTGCCCGGTCAAGTTAAAGTAGAATTAACCAATCGGCGCTTTACTTTATTACAAATCAATAGAGTAGCCCAAACTGAGATGGAGCGAAATATTGTCCTCTAA
- a CDS encoding RNA-binding S4 domain-containing protein: protein MDKEKFSLSGKPFIELYKLLKVLGWCNSGGEAKTLIVNGQVKVNGEVELRKRCKIKQDQIVEFEGSLVEVMD from the coding sequence ATGGATAAAGAGAAATTCAGCTTGAGTGGTAAGCCTTTTATCGAGCTTTATAAATTGCTCAAAGTTTTGGGGTGGTGTAACAGTGGGGGTGAGGCAAAAACCCTGATTGTTAATGGTCAGGTTAAGGTCAATGGCGAGGTTGAGCTGCGCAAGCGTTGTAAGATAAAGCAAGATCAGATAGTTGAATTTGAAGGGAGTTTAGTGGAGGTTATGGACTGA